A genomic window from Acidobacteriota bacterium includes:
- the accC gene encoding acetyl-CoA carboxylase biotin carboxylase subunit, whose amino-acid sequence MFKKILIANRGEIACRVIWACKELGIKTVAVHSEADRDALHVRFADEAICIGPPPSPLSYLNIPAIISAAEITNVDAIHPGYGFLSENPHFAEICDECQIKFIGPTPQVMRTMGDKATAKQTMQAAGVPVTPGSAGLLDEEEDAIREAEKIGYPVLIKATAGGGGRGMRVAHNRDELINGYNTARAEAEAAFKNSGVYLEKYIANPRHIEIQVLADEHGNVVHLGERECSVQRRHQKLIEESPSPAVSYELRQEMGRVAVKACQEVGYSNAGTIEFLLDEDGSFYFMEMNTRIQVEHPVTEFVTIADLVAAQIRIAYGEPLGFQQEDVFFVGHAIECRINAEDPDTFTPSPGRITTLNLPSGPGVRIDTAIYDGYFVPPHYDSLIAKLIVHHRDRQRAIARMRRALGAMVVEGIKTTIPMHLKILDEPDFVAGNISTRFMERFLK is encoded by the coding sequence ATGTTCAAAAAGATTCTCATCGCCAATCGCGGCGAAATCGCCTGCCGGGTCATCTGGGCCTGCAAAGAACTAGGCATTAAAACGGTCGCAGTGCACTCCGAAGCTGACCGCGATGCCTTGCACGTGCGCTTCGCCGACGAAGCGATTTGCATTGGCCCGCCGCCCTCGCCGCTGAGTTACCTGAACATTCCCGCGATCATTTCTGCTGCTGAAATCACCAATGTAGACGCAATCCATCCCGGCTACGGCTTTCTCTCCGAGAATCCGCACTTCGCTGAAATCTGCGACGAATGCCAGATCAAATTCATCGGCCCCACGCCGCAGGTGATGCGCACGATGGGCGACAAAGCCACCGCCAAACAGACAATGCAGGCCGCTGGCGTTCCCGTCACGCCCGGCAGCGCAGGCTTGCTTGATGAAGAAGAAGACGCCATTCGTGAAGCCGAAAAGATCGGTTACCCCGTACTCATCAAAGCCACGGCAGGCGGCGGCGGGCGCGGTATGCGAGTCGCGCACAACCGTGACGAACTCATCAACGGTTACAACACGGCACGCGCCGAAGCCGAAGCCGCTTTCAAAAACAGCGGCGTTTATCTCGAAAAATACATCGCCAATCCGCGCCATATCGAGATTCAAGTGCTCGCCGACGAACACGGCAATGTCGTGCATCTGGGCGAACGTGAATGCTCCGTCCAGCGCCGTCACCAAAAGCTGATCGAAGAGTCGCCCTCGCCCGCCGTCAGCTACGAATTGCGCCAGGAAATGGGCCGCGTCGCTGTCAAAGCCTGCCAGGAAGTCGGCTACAGCAACGCTGGAACCATTGAATTCCTGCTCGACGAAGACGGCAGTTTCTATTTCATGGAGATGAACACACGCATCCAGGTCGAGCACCCGGTGACCGAATTCGTCACCATCGCCGATCTGGTCGCCGCGCAAATCCGCATCGCCTATGGCGAGCCATTGGGTTTTCAGCAAGAAGATGTCTTCTTCGTCGGCCATGCCATCGAATGCCGCATCAACGCCGAAGACCCTGACACCTTCACGCCCAGCCCCGGCCGTATCACTACGTTGAATCTGCCCAGCGGCCCCGGCGTCCGCATAGACACCGCAATTTATGACGGCTATTTCGTGCCGCCGCACTACGATTCGCTGATCGCCAAACTGATCGTGCATCACCGCGACCGTCAACGCGCCATCGCCCGCATGCGCCGCGCGCTGGGCGCCATGGTCGTCGAAGGCATCAAGACAACGATCCCGATGCATTTGAAGATTTTGGATGAGCCGGATTTTGTGGCGGGTAACATCTCGACGCGGTTTATGGAGCGTTTTTTGAAGTAA